A stretch of DNA from Sphingomonas ginkgonis:
GCTCATGTCCAGCGGCGCGCCGGTCGCCGGGTTGAGCTGCGGGACGATCGGCGCCGGCTGGTAGTCGACCTGGCAGATCAGCCGCAGCCAGTTGCGCAGGTAGAGCGCGCGCGCCTGCTTGGGGATGTCCGATGCCGGGTAGTGGAGATCGAGGAACGGGTCGAGCGCGGGTTCGACGGCCTCGGCGAACACCCAGCCGCTGTCGTCATGGTCGAAGCGATAGACCATCACCCGGTCGTAGCCGAGCACCGCCTTCACCCGCTCGGCGGCGAGCTGGCAGAAATCCTGGAGGTGCTCGCACCGGTCGAGTCCCTCGAGCATTTCCTGAACACAGGACAGCGGGTCGCGCGCAGCGCCATTGGCGGGGTCGGCCTGCTCGAACTCGATCACCAGTCGTCCGGCACTGCGGTGGACGCTGGCATCCAGCGGACTGCCTCCCTTCACCCGCAGCGCGGGGTCGAGCAGGTGCCGCGGCTTGCTGAGGTCCGACGTCTCGACCAGCGAGCGGAGCCGCTCCAGCTGCATCTCGTCGAACAGGATGCCGGCGTCGGCACCCAGCAGCTGCTCGGCATCGCAGCCGAGCAGGCTGGTGAGGCTCCCCGCCACCTGCTCGATCACCAGCTGCTCGGGGTCGAGCACCAGCATCGCGCCATGCGGCAGGATCGCGCCGGGGATGTGGATCGGTTCGCGATCACAGTTGGTCAGGTCGACCTTCTGGTCCGGCGACAGGAAATCAGTCGACAAACATTGTCTCCGTGGCAGCCGCCGCTTGGGAGAAGATGGCGAATGCGCGATGAGCGCCGGCAATGGCTTCGTCCGGCTTTGCCGCGACGATAGAGGATTGCTCCAGCAAAGTCACAAAGGATTGCCACAGCCGCTCGTCGCAGCCGTGGGACAGGAAGCGGTCGGCGGCGCGACAGGCGACGTCGGGGTTGTCCTGCAGCCGGCGGTGGAGCAGGCGCGCACCGAGGCGGGAGCCTTCCAGCACATAGACCATGCCGAGCGCCTCGGCCGGGGTGGGAAGCGACTGCGGCTCGCCTTCCGCCGCCACGCGCTCGACCGCGAGGGCGCGGCAATCCTCCGCCAGTGCGGCACGGCGACTGCGCTCGGCCCAGTCGGGAACGAGCCGGGCGACGTCCGCCGCTTCGAGCAGCCGCTCGCAGCGTTCCACCGCCAGCCCCTGCGCAGCAAGCAGACGGCGGTAACCGCCGGCGGTCTCGGGCGCCGCCGACTCGAGCGATGCTTCCACCGCCTCGTGCGCGGCGGCGGTGGCCTGTCGCAGCAGCTGGCGGTGCGAACGCCCGCTCTCCCGTTCCGCCCAATCCCTCGGCACTTGCCCTCAACCCTCTGGAATTCCGGTCAAAGCGACCGCCGGCCTACTTAGTTAGCCAAGATGAACATAAAGTGTGAAGTAAGAATCGGACCAGTATCGAAACGATACGTCGGCCAGCCGACTAGACTGCTCACGCCCTCCGCCAAGTCGGCATCGGGCGCCGGCGGAACGCTTTTCGCCGCGCGGCTTTGAATCGCCGACGCAACGAGGAGCTTCCCGCATGCCCGCACGCCCCGCCTGGCGCGGCCAGATCCGGCTGGCCCTGGTCTCGATCCCGGTCGAGATCTACACCGCCACCAAGAGCGGCGCGCAGATCGCCTTCCATCAGGTCCACGAACCGTCGGGCAAGCGGATCAAGTATGAGAAGGTGGTGCCCGGCATCGGCCCGGTGAACACCGACGACATCGTCAAGGGCTACGAGGTCTCGAAGGGCGAATATGTCCTGCTCGAGCCCGAGGAGATCGACAGCGTCAAGCTGGAGAGCCGCAAGACGCTGGACCTCATCCAGTTCGTCGACATCGGCGAGATCGACGCCATCTACTACGACAAGCCCTATTATGTCGTGCCTGCGGACGACCTTGCCGAGGAGGCGTTCGTGGTGCTTCGCGACGCGCTTCGCGCGGCGAAGAAGGTGGGCGTCGGACAGCTCGCGATGCGCGGGCAGGAATATGTCGTGGCACTGAAGCCCTGCGGCCGCGGCATGCTGCTCGAGACGCTGCGCTACGACGACGAGGTCAACAAGGCGTCGGGCTATTTCCGCGAGATCGGCGACACCAAGCCCGATCCCGACCTGCTCGACCTCGCCGGCACGCTGATCGAGAAGAAGGCGGGCGACTTCGACGCCGGCCAGTTCCACAACCGCTACGTCGACGCGCTGAAGGGCCTCATCGAGCAGAAGCGCAAGAGCAAGGGCGAGACGATCATCCAGGACCCGGACGACGGCAAGGCGCCCAAGGGCAGCAATGTCGTCGACCTGATGGCGGCGCTCAAGAAGAGCCTCGAAGGCGGCGCCGGCAACGACAATGCGTCGGCGGCGGAGAAGCCCCGGAAGGCACCGGCCAAGAAGCCCGCCGCGGCCAAGGCGCCGGCCAAGAAGGCGGCGGACAAGGCGCCGGCGCGGAAGCGGGCGTGAGCCTCGCCTTCCACCCCCGTCCGTCATCCCCGCGAAAGCGGGGATCCAGCTTCCTCCGTCATTCTTGCCGCCAAGGCAGCTGGACCCCCGCTTTCGCGGGGGTGACGGACGTTGGAACAGTGGAGCGACCACATTTGGGGCTCAGCTGGAGCCCCGCCTTCGCGTGGGTGACGGGCGGGAAGGGTTAGAGCTGATGCCCCGCGCTCCGCGCCCCAAGGGTCTCACCATCGAGACCTACAACGAGAAGCGCGACTTCTCGAAGACGGCGGAGCCCAAGGGTCGCAAGGCGAAGACCAAGGGCCACAGCTTCGTCGTCCAGAAGCACGACGCCACCCGGCTCCACTATGATTTCCGGCTCGAGCTCGACGGCGTGCTCAAGAGCTGGGCGGTGCCCAAGGGTCCCAGCCTCGATCCCCACGACAACCGCCTCGCGGCGCGGACCGAGGATCATCCGCTCGACTATGGCAGCTTCGAGGGCACGATCCCCAAGGGCGAATATGGCGGCGGGACCGTCATGCTGTGGGACCAGGGGAGCTGGACGCCCGAGCCGGGCAAGGATCCGTCCAAGACGATCGAGGAAGGCCATCTCCATTTTCGCCTCGAGGGCGAGCGGATGAAGGGCGATTGGGTGATGTTCCGGATGAAGGGCCGGCCCGGCGAGCGTGGCGAGCCATGGATGCTCAAGAAGGTCACCGACGACTTCGCCAACCCCGACCATGGCGAGGCGCTGGTCGAGGAATATGTGACCAGCGTCACCACCGGCCGGACCATGGCCGAGATCGCCGCGGGCGAGGATGTGTGGGAGTCGAACCGGGGCGGCAAGACGGGCGGCCGCACCAGGCGCAAGGCGCAGGCAGGCCCGCCCGAGTTCCGCGCGCCGCAGCTCGCAACCCTGGTCGACGAGGTGCCCGCCGGCTCCGACTGGCTGTTCGAGTATAAATATGACGGCTACCGGCTGCTGCTCGCCACCGCGGGCGGCGCGGTGACCGCGTGGACGCGCAATGGCAAGGACTGGAGCGACCATTTCCGCTCACTGGTCAAGGCCGCGTCCGAGCTGCCCGCCGGCTGCCTGATCGACGGCGAGGCGGTGGCAATCGGCGCCAACGGCAAGCCGGACTTCCAGCTTCTCCAGGCCAGCCTCAAGGGCGGCAAGGCGGAGCTCGCCTATTACGCCTTCGACCTGCTGGTCGATCGCGGCGAAGACATCAGGGGGCTCTCGAACCTCGAGCGCAAGGAGCGGCTCGCGGCGCTCTTGAAGGCGGTGCCGGCGCCGATCCTCTACGGCGATCATGTGCTGGCCAAGGGTGAGGCGCTGTTCAACGCCATCTGCAAGGAAGGCGGCGAGGGGATCATCGCCAAAAAGGCGAGCGCACCCTACCGGGGCGACCGCTCGAAGAACTGGCTCAAGGTCAAGTGCATCCAGCGGCAGGAATTCGTGATCGTCGGCTGGCAGGCGAGCGACAAGCGCCGCGGCTTCCGCTCGCTCCACCTCGCCGTGAAGGATGGCGGCAAGCTGAGCTATGCCGGCAAGGTCGGCACCGGCTTCGACACGAAGATGATCGAGCAATTGTCCGAGCGGATGCGCCCGCTCGCGCTGGACGCGCCGGCGCTGGAGGTGCCGCGGACGGCGAAGCGCGGCTCGACCTGGATCAAGCCCGAGCTGGTCGCCGAGATCGCCTTCACCGAGTTCACCACCGAGGGCGTGCTGCGCCACCCGAGCTTCATCGCGCTGCGCGAGGACAAGGCGGCCAGCGACGTCGTGCGTGAGGTCCCGCAGCATCTCGAACCTGCGGCGAAGAAGGCAAAGAGGGCGGCGAAGCAGGACCGGGCGACACCGGCGAGCGTCGGCGTCAAGATCAGCAGCGAGGAGCGTGAGGTCTTCCCCGGCGAGGGCATCACCAAGGGCGATCTCGCGACCTATTATGCCGCCATCGCCGAGCCGCTGCTGCTGACGCTGGGCGAGCGGCCGATGACGCTGATCCGCTGCCCGCAGGGACGCGCGAAGCATTGCTTCTTCCAGAAGCACGATACCGGCTCGATGGGACCGGACGTCTTCCATGTCCCGGTCAAGGAAGGGGACGGCGACACGCAGGACTATCTGTTCGTGCGCGACGCCCGAGGCGTGCTCGAATGCGTCCAGATGAACACGATCGAGTTCCACGGCTGGGGATCCCGGATTGACCCGCTGGAGAACCCCGACCGGTTGGTGTTCGACCTCGACCCCGACGAGGGGCTCGACTTCGAGCGCGTGAAGGAGGCGGCGGTCCGGCTCCGCGCCCTGCTCGCCGACCTCGGCCTCAAGACCTGGCCGATGCTGTCGGGCGGCAAGGGCATCCACGTCGTCGCCCCGCTCGACCAGAGCCGCGACTGGCCGGCGGTGAAGGGGTTCGCCGAGCGGTTCAGCCGGGCGATCGCCGAGGTCGAGCCGACGATGTTCACCGCCAACATTCGCAAGAACCAGCGCAAGGGGCGCATCTTCCTTGACTGGCTGCGCAACCAGCGCGGCGCGACCGCGGTGATGCCCTACAGCGTGCGCGCGCGAGAAGGCGCTCCGGTCGCCGCGCCGGTGAGCTGGGAGGAGTTGGACGGGTTCAAGGGCGGCAATGCCTTCTCCATCCGCGACGTCGACACGCTGCTCGACCGCGCGGGGACGAAGGCGCTTGCCGGCTGGTGCCAGGCGAAGCAGGCCCTGCCCGACGCCTGACGTCCCGAACTGAGACGAACCGCACAAGAAGTTACGGTTGCGCAACTATTAAATCTTCGTAGTAAAATCCTCATTAACCGCGCGATTCGGGGGGCCGAGCGCGCGTTGCGAGGGGCATTGCAATGGGCGCGGCGAAGGGTCTTTCGAAGACGTTCACCGTGGCGACGGAATTCGTCGGCACCAACTACAATGATCTGCTGCTCGGCTCCGCCTACGTCGACAAGCTCGCGGGCGGCAACGGGGACGACCAGATCCGTGGCGGCGGTGGCGACGACATTATTTGGGGCGACAGCTTCTCCAACTCCGACGCCAACGACAATGGCTCCGACCTCCTCTACGGCGACGCCGGCAACGACCAGCTCCATGGCGGCAACGGCAAGGACTATCTCGACGGCGGGTCCGACAGCGACACGCTGTGGGGCGACAACGGTACCGACGTGCTGTTCGGGAACGCCGGCAACGACCTGCTGATCGGCGGGCAGGCCGGGGATTTCCTGCGCGGCGGGCTCGGCGCCGACACCTTCCGGATCACCACCAACACGCTCGGCTCGGTCGCCGATTCCACCTATGTCGCGGGGAGCGCCGGCGCCGTCAGCTGGACCGGTGAGACGACCGCCTGGAGCAAGAGCTGGGACGTCATCGCCGATTTCAGCGGGGCAGGCGGCGAGAGCGACAAGATCGACCTGTCGCAGCTCGGCAGCTTCGTCGGCCATGCGCTGGTCTATCGCTCGCCGATCGGCACCGACGCGACCGCCGGCACCGCGAACGCGGCGCTGGCGTGGGGCGTGTGGAGCGATGCGGCGGGGCAGTTCCTCTACGCCGACACCACCGGCGACGGCAAAGCCGACATGAAGATCCAGGTCAGCGGTGTGGGCAAGGACGACTTCATCGGAGTGACCCAGGACACCGCGCCGCCGAGCGTCGTCGTCAACATCGTCGACCCGACGCTCAGCGACCATGACAATTCGTCGATAGTCACCTTTACCTTCAGCGAATATGTGCTCGGCTTCAGCGAAGCCGACATCGTCGCCACCGGCGGCTCGATCGTCGCGGGCTCGCTCTCCACCAGCGACGGCGGCAAGACCTGGAGCGCGACCTTCGTCGCCGAGGACGGCTACGAAGGGACGGGGTCGGTCGCAGTCAGCGCGAACAGCTATACCGACTATTCGTCCAATCTCGGGCTGGGTGGCAGCGACAGCGTCACCATCGACACCAAGAACCCGACCGTCAGCAGCATTGTCTTTGCCGACCCGCTGCTGACCGACGCCACGCCGTCCACCACCGTCACCGTCACCTTCAGCGAGGCGGTGAGCGGGTTCAGCAACAGCGATGTGACGGCGACCGGCGGAGCGCTGTCGGCCTTCTCCAGCGCCGACGGCGGAAAGACCTGGACCGCCACCTTCACCGCGGCCGACGACTACGACAGCAACGACGGTCTCGGCGGCGACGGCGCCGGCATCAGCATCGGCAACGGCTTCACCGATCTGTTCGGCAACGACGGCGTGGGCGCCAGCCAGTCGGTCGAGATCGACCGCACCAACCCGACGGTGACGGTCGACATCGCCAACACGCTTCTCAACCTCGGCGACAACCAGTCGGCGGTCAGCTTCACCTTCTCCGAAGCGGTCAGCGGGTTCGACGAAAGCGATCTCACCGTTGCCGGCGGAACGCTGAGCGGCTTCGAGATGGTCGATGCGACCCACTACAAGGCCGTCTTCACCGCCGATCCCGGCTTCGAGGGCAGCGGCAGCGTCAGCGTCGGGGCGGGCTACACCGACCTGGTCGGCAACGCCGGCGCCGGCGGCAGCGACAGCGTCACCATCGACACGAAGCCGACCAGCGTCGCGGTCGAGCTGCTGGGCGATACGACCGGCGACGATGTGCTCAACATCGCCGAGGCGGGCAGCGCCGTCACGGTCAAGCTGACGTTCGACGGGGCCGTCGCCGCGTTCGGCGAGGATGATCTGGTGGTGACGGGCGGCACGCTCGTCGCCGGATCGCTGGTGCAGGATGCCGTCGACCCGTCCATCTGGACCGCACAGGTCGTCCCGGCCGGCCCGGGCACGACCAGCCTGACGGTGGCGGTCGCCGACGGCAACTTCAGCGACGATCATGGCAACGCCGGGGTTGGCGCAAGCGACTCGATCGGGCTGGACCTGGTCGCGCCGACGGTGGCCGTCGACATCATCGACGGCGCGCTCAATCTCGCCGACAACCAGTCGCTGGTGACCATCGCGTTCAGCGAGGGCGTGACCGGGTTCGATGTCGACGATCTTTCCGCGGATCACGGCACGCTGAGCGGCTTCACGATGATCGACGCGAGCCATTACAGCGCGGTCTTCACCGCCGATGCCGGATACGAGGGCAACGGCGGCGTGAGCGCCGGCAGCGGCTACAGCGATCTCGCCGGCAATGGCGGCAGCGGCGGCTCGGACGGGGTCACGATCGACACCAAGGCGCCGGTCGTCAGCAGCATCGTCTTCGCCAACGGCTTGCTGACGGACGCCACGTCGTCGACGCTCGTCACCATCACCTTCAGCGAGGCGGTGAGCGGGTTCGGCAACGGCGATGTCACGCCGACGGGCGGGTCACTGTCCGCCTTCTCCAGCGCGGACGGCGGGACGACCTGGACCGCGACCTTCACCGCGACCGACGGCTACGACAGCAACGACGGCGTTGCGCCGGACGGGGCGGGGATCAGCGTCGCCGGCACCTATGTCGATGCGGCCGGCAACAGCGGGAGCGGCGGCAGCCAGGGCGTCGAGGTCGACCGGCTCAACCCGACCGTCCTGTCGATCGTCGCCTCGCCTACCACGCTGACCGACGGCGTCCCCACCGCGACGGTGACCGTCACCTTCTCGGAAGCGATCGACACGGCAACCCTCTCGATGCTCGATTTCAGCTCCCTTCACGGGACGTTCGGCGGCACGATCACCCATGTGTCGGGCAACAGCTATTCGATCCAGTACACGGCGGCCGACGGCTACGACGGCCCGGACACGCTCACGCTCGGCAATCTGTGGACCGACGCGAACGGCAATGCGGGCACCGGCAGCAGCACCTCGGTGACGATCGACCGGTTCGAGCCGCCGGTCGCGCCGACCGTCGCGCGGGTCGAATTCGTGCCGAGCGCAAGCGACTTCGCCTCGGATCCGGTGAACGGGGCCGTCGGCAGCTTCGTCGCCTACGACGCGGCCAACAACATCGTCAGCAATGCCTTCACCGACGGCAATTACGGCCTGAACGGTGCGCTGCACATCACGGCGGCGGGCGTGCTGTCGTTCAACGCCAACACCAACAACTACGACACGACCTTCAGCCTGTTCGGCCAGTCGATCCACCTGCTGGTCGGTCAGGCCAACGCGGACAGCTACAGCGCGGGGGCGACCAGCACGATCCAGATCCTGATCGGGGTCAACGGCGGCGACACGCTAGGCGGCGGCCTCAACGAGGACACGATCTGGGGCGGCAACAACACCGCCAACGGCAGCTTCGACGTGCTGAACGGCGGCTCGGGCAACGACTATCTGTTCGGCGGCAACGGCAACGACAAGCTGACTGGCGGCGCCGGCGCCGACACGCTGAGCGGGGGTGCCGGGAACGACACGTTCATCTTCGGCGCGAACGACAGCCTGCCATCGCTGCGCGATCTCATTACCGACTTCACCGACGCGAGCGACAAGCTCGACCTCAGCGCGCTGAACCTCAGCGGCGGGCTGAGCAGCATCGCGCTCTTGTCGCACGGTGCCTGGGTCCACAACGACGGGGCCAACACCTACCTCGACGCGGGCGTGTCGGGGGACGGCGTGGCCGACTTCTCGATCATGCTGCAGGGCGTCCACACGCTGACCACGACCAACACGGTCCTGTAGGCGACGCCCGCTGCCCGGCGGCTTCCCCACGGGGAGGCCGCCGCCGCGCTCGGCCACCAAGCGGCTGGACCGCGGGCGGCGGTCCGCTACTCTCGCCGGATGCGCCCGTTCCTTGCTATCGCCGTCTCGCTGATCGCCGTGGCTTGCCCGGCCTCGGCTCCCGCCCTGCAACGGTCCGCGGCGGCGCGGCTCGATCCCGCCGCCCGGCCCGTCACCATTACGCGAGACGACTGGGGCATCGCGCACATCCACGGCCGAACGGATGCCGATGCCGTGTTCGGGATGATCTACGCGGAAGCGGAGGACGATTATCAGCGGATCGAGGCCAATTACCTGACCGCGCTCGGCCGCACCGCCGAGGCGGAGGGCGAGCAGGCGATCTGGAAGGACCTGCGCGCCCGCCTCTACGTCTCCGAGCCCGAGCTCAGGGCCGACTATGCGCGCAGCCCGGCCTGGCTGCAGCGGCTGATGGACGGCTGGGCCGCGACGGGCTGAACGTCTATCTCGCCAAGCACCCGCTGCAGCGGCGGACGATCCAGCGCTGGGATCCCTGGATGGCGCTGAGCTTTACGGAAGGGAGCATCGGCGGCGACATCGAGCGAATCGACCTCAAGCAGCTCGCGGCCTTCTATTCCGGGGGCCAAGCCGAACTGGCTTCAGGACCCGCGAGCCAGCCTCGCCGGCGCGCTGCCGAATGGGTGCT
This window harbors:
- a CDS encoding penicillin acylase family protein, with protein sequence MRPFLAIAVSLIAVACPASAPALQRSAAARLDPAARPVTITRDDWGIAHIHGRTDADAVFGMIYAEAEDDYQRIEANYLTALGRTAEAEGEQAIWKDLRARLYVSEPELRADYARSPAWLQRLMDGWAATG
- a CDS encoding biliverdin-producing heme oxygenase, which produces MPRDWAERESGRSHRQLLRQATAAAHEAVEASLESAAPETAGGYRRLLAAQGLAVERCERLLEAADVARLVPDWAERSRRAALAEDCRALAVERVAAEGEPQSLPTPAEALGMVYVLEGSRLGARLLHRRLQDNPDVACRAADRFLSHGCDERLWQSFVTLLEQSSIVAAKPDEAIAGAHRAFAIFSQAAAATETMFVD
- a CDS encoding Ig-like domain-containing protein, producing MATEFVGTNYNDLLLGSAYVDKLAGGNGDDQIRGGGGDDIIWGDSFSNSDANDNGSDLLYGDAGNDQLHGGNGKDYLDGGSDSDTLWGDNGTDVLFGNAGNDLLIGGQAGDFLRGGLGADTFRITTNTLGSVADSTYVAGSAGAVSWTGETTAWSKSWDVIADFSGAGGESDKIDLSQLGSFVGHALVYRSPIGTDATAGTANAALAWGVWSDAAGQFLYADTTGDGKADMKIQVSGVGKDDFIGVTQDTAPPSVVVNIVDPTLSDHDNSSIVTFTFSEYVLGFSEADIVATGGSIVAGSLSTSDGGKTWSATFVAEDGYEGTGSVAVSANSYTDYSSNLGLGGSDSVTIDTKNPTVSSIVFADPLLTDATPSTTVTVTFSEAVSGFSNSDVTATGGALSAFSSADGGKTWTATFTAADDYDSNDGLGGDGAGISIGNGFTDLFGNDGVGASQSVEIDRTNPTVTVDIANTLLNLGDNQSAVSFTFSEAVSGFDESDLTVAGGTLSGFEMVDATHYKAVFTADPGFEGSGSVSVGAGYTDLVGNAGAGGSDSVTIDTKPTSVAVELLGDTTGDDVLNIAEAGSAVTVKLTFDGAVAAFGEDDLVVTGGTLVAGSLVQDAVDPSIWTAQVVPAGPGTTSLTVAVADGNFSDDHGNAGVGASDSIGLDLVAPTVAVDIIDGALNLADNQSLVTIAFSEGVTGFDVDDLSADHGTLSGFTMIDASHYSAVFTADAGYEGNGGVSAGSGYSDLAGNGGSGGSDGVTIDTKAPVVSSIVFANGLLTDATSSTLVTITFSEAVSGFGNGDVTPTGGSLSAFSSADGGTTWTATFTATDGYDSNDGVAPDGAGISVAGTYVDAAGNSGSGGSQGVEVDRLNPTVLSIVASPTTLTDGVPTATVTVTFSEAIDTATLSMLDFSSLHGTFGGTITHVSGNSYSIQYTAADGYDGPDTLTLGNLWTDANGNAGTGSSTSVTIDRFEPPVAPTVARVEFVPSASDFASDPVNGAVGSFVAYDAANNIVSNAFTDGNYGLNGALHITAAGVLSFNANTNNYDTTFSLFGQSIHLLVGQANADSYSAGATSTIQILIGVNGGDTLGGGLNEDTIWGGNNTANGSFDVLNGGSGNDYLFGGNGNDKLTGGAGADTLSGGAGNDTFIFGANDSLPSLRDLITDFTDASDKLDLSALNLSGGLSSIALLSHGAWVHNDGANTYLDAGVSGDGVADFSIMLQGVHTLTTTNTVL
- a CDS encoding Ku protein; amino-acid sequence: MPARPAWRGQIRLALVSIPVEIYTATKSGAQIAFHQVHEPSGKRIKYEKVVPGIGPVNTDDIVKGYEVSKGEYVLLEPEEIDSVKLESRKTLDLIQFVDIGEIDAIYYDKPYYVVPADDLAEEAFVVLRDALRAAKKVGVGQLAMRGQEYVVALKPCGRGMLLETLRYDDEVNKASGYFREIGDTKPDPDLLDLAGTLIEKKAGDFDAGQFHNRYVDALKGLIEQKRKSKGETIIQDPDDGKAPKGSNVVDLMAALKKSLEGGAGNDNASAAEKPRKAPAKKPAAAKAPAKKAADKAPARKRA
- the ligD gene encoding DNA ligase D, coding for MPRAPRPKGLTIETYNEKRDFSKTAEPKGRKAKTKGHSFVVQKHDATRLHYDFRLELDGVLKSWAVPKGPSLDPHDNRLAARTEDHPLDYGSFEGTIPKGEYGGGTVMLWDQGSWTPEPGKDPSKTIEEGHLHFRLEGERMKGDWVMFRMKGRPGERGEPWMLKKVTDDFANPDHGEALVEEYVTSVTTGRTMAEIAAGEDVWESNRGGKTGGRTRRKAQAGPPEFRAPQLATLVDEVPAGSDWLFEYKYDGYRLLLATAGGAVTAWTRNGKDWSDHFRSLVKAASELPAGCLIDGEAVAIGANGKPDFQLLQASLKGGKAELAYYAFDLLVDRGEDIRGLSNLERKERLAALLKAVPAPILYGDHVLAKGEALFNAICKEGGEGIIAKKASAPYRGDRSKNWLKVKCIQRQEFVIVGWQASDKRRGFRSLHLAVKDGGKLSYAGKVGTGFDTKMIEQLSERMRPLALDAPALEVPRTAKRGSTWIKPELVAEIAFTEFTTEGVLRHPSFIALREDKAASDVVREVPQHLEPAAKKAKRAAKQDRATPASVGVKISSEEREVFPGEGITKGDLATYYAAIAEPLLLTLGERPMTLIRCPQGRAKHCFFQKHDTGSMGPDVFHVPVKEGDGDTQDYLFVRDARGVLECVQMNTIEFHGWGSRIDPLENPDRLVFDLDPDEGLDFERVKEAAVRLRALLADLGLKTWPMLSGGKGIHVVAPLDQSRDWPAVKGFAERFSRAIAEVEPTMFTANIRKNQRKGRIFLDWLRNQRGATAVMPYSVRAREGAPVAAPVSWEELDGFKGGNAFSIRDVDTLLDRAGTKALAGWCQAKQALPDA